From the genome of Equus asinus isolate D_3611 breed Donkey chromosome 24, EquAss-T2T_v2, whole genome shotgun sequence, one region includes:
- the HEY2 gene encoding hairy/enhancer-of-split related with YRPW motif protein 2 isoform X2, which translates to MARKKRRGIIEKRRRDRINNSLSELRRLVPTAFEKQGSAKLEKAEILQMTVDHLKMLQATGGKGYFDAHALAMDFMSIGFRECLTEVARYLSSVEGLDSSDPLRVRLVSHLSTCASQREAAAMTSSLAHHHHPLHPHHWAAAFHHLPAALLQPNGLHAAESTPCRLSTTSEVPPAHGSALLTATFAHADSALRMPSTGSVAPCVPPLSTSLLSLSATVHAAAAAATAAAHSFPLSFAGAFPMLPPNAAAAVAAATALSPPLSVSATSSPQQTSSGTNSKPYRPWGTEVGAF; encoded by the exons Atggcaagaaagaaaaggagaggg ATAATAGAGAAAAGGCGTCGAGATCGGATAAATAACAGTTTATCTGAGTTGAGACGGCTGGTGCCAACCGCTTTTGAAAAACAA GGATCTGCAAAGTTAGAAAAGGCTGAAATATTACAAATGACAGTGGATCATTTGAAGATGCTTCAGGCAACTGGGGGTAAAG GCTACTTTGATGCACATGCTCTTGCCATGGACTTCATGAGCATCGGGTTCCGAGAGTGCCTAACAGAGGTGGCCCGGTACCTGAGCTCGGTGGAGGGCCTGGACTCCTCGGATCCACTGCGCGTGCGCTTGGTCTCTCATCTCAGCACGTGTGCCTCGCAGCGGGAGGCGGCGGCCATGACCTCCTCCTTGGCCCACCACCATCACCCCCTCCATCCGCACCATTGGGCAGCGGCCTTCCACCATCTCCCCGCAGCCCTGCTCCAACCCAACGGACTCCATGCGGCGGAGTCAACGCCTTGCCGCCTGTCCACCACTTCAGAAGTGCCTCCTGCCCACGGCTCCGCTCTCCTCACGGCCACCTTTGCCCACGCAGATTCTGCCCTTCGGATGCCATCGACGGGCAGTGTCGCCCCCTGCGtgcctcctctctccacctctctcttGTCCCTCTCAGCCACTGTCCATGCGGCCGCTGCAGCAGCCACGGCAGCTGCGCACAGCTTCCCGCTGTCCTTCGCAGGGGCCTTCCCCATGCTCCCCCCAAATGCAGCTGCAGCGGTGGCAGCGGCCACCGCCCTGAGCCCTCCCTTGTCGGTTTCAGCCACGTCCAGTCCTCAGCAGACAAGCAGTGGAACAAACAGTAAACCTTACCGACCGTGGGGGACAGAAGTGGGAGCTTTTTAA
- the HEY2 gene encoding hairy/enhancer-of-split related with YRPW motif protein 2 isoform X1, which translates to MKRPCEETTSESDMDETIDVGSENNYLGQSTSSVIRSNSPTTTSQIMARKKRRGIIEKRRRDRINNSLSELRRLVPTAFEKQGSAKLEKAEILQMTVDHLKMLQATGGKGYFDAHALAMDFMSIGFRECLTEVARYLSSVEGLDSSDPLRVRLVSHLSTCASQREAAAMTSSLAHHHHPLHPHHWAAAFHHLPAALLQPNGLHAAESTPCRLSTTSEVPPAHGSALLTATFAHADSALRMPSTGSVAPCVPPLSTSLLSLSATVHAAAAAATAAAHSFPLSFAGAFPMLPPNAAAAVAAATALSPPLSVSATSSPQQTSSGTNSKPYRPWGTEVGAF; encoded by the exons GCAAAGTACTAGCTCTGTGATTAGATCGAATTCTCCAACAACAACATCTCAAATTAtggcaagaaagaaaaggagaggg ATAATAGAGAAAAGGCGTCGAGATCGGATAAATAACAGTTTATCTGAGTTGAGACGGCTGGTGCCAACCGCTTTTGAAAAACAA GGATCTGCAAAGTTAGAAAAGGCTGAAATATTACAAATGACAGTGGATCATTTGAAGATGCTTCAGGCAACTGGGGGTAAAG GCTACTTTGATGCACATGCTCTTGCCATGGACTTCATGAGCATCGGGTTCCGAGAGTGCCTAACAGAGGTGGCCCGGTACCTGAGCTCGGTGGAGGGCCTGGACTCCTCGGATCCACTGCGCGTGCGCTTGGTCTCTCATCTCAGCACGTGTGCCTCGCAGCGGGAGGCGGCGGCCATGACCTCCTCCTTGGCCCACCACCATCACCCCCTCCATCCGCACCATTGGGCAGCGGCCTTCCACCATCTCCCCGCAGCCCTGCTCCAACCCAACGGACTCCATGCGGCGGAGTCAACGCCTTGCCGCCTGTCCACCACTTCAGAAGTGCCTCCTGCCCACGGCTCCGCTCTCCTCACGGCCACCTTTGCCCACGCAGATTCTGCCCTTCGGATGCCATCGACGGGCAGTGTCGCCCCCTGCGtgcctcctctctccacctctctcttGTCCCTCTCAGCCACTGTCCATGCGGCCGCTGCAGCAGCCACGGCAGCTGCGCACAGCTTCCCGCTGTCCTTCGCAGGGGCCTTCCCCATGCTCCCCCCAAATGCAGCTGCAGCGGTGGCAGCGGCCACCGCCCTGAGCCCTCCCTTGTCGGTTTCAGCCACGTCCAGTCCTCAGCAGACAAGCAGTGGAACAAACAGTAAACCTTACCGACCGTGGGGGACAGAAGTGGGAGCTTTTTAA